Genomic DNA from Betta splendens chromosome 10, fBetSpl5.4, whole genome shotgun sequence:
GACCAGCGTGTGATTGGACGCTCTGTTGTCTTCCCCAGGTGGCGCCATCAACTGAACCCTTCTTTGGAGGACGCCATGGCTAATGGGTGCATTCATCATCGAAGGGGGCCCATCTCTTCCCTTTTTCTTCTCGTCATCTCTCTGTCCACCTCCCACCCTGTCCTTACCACCTTCCTGCCTGTTCTGACAGATTCTTAGGCTTGTGCCCATTAACCACCTGAACcatgacatacacacacagatgcatatACACATAGAAATGAGGATGCCCTACTACACAACAAATGCAACTTCTGCTACTAATTTATGTTTTGTAAAGTACACTAATGACAGTATTAACTTAGACCTTATGTAAATCACAAGCTCCCTTTTGCCCCATTAATACAAACTTAaagcagcttctgcttctcaGTTTTCAGCCCTTGCCAGAATGGGATCCTATGGATGTGGAATTGCtcatagatatatatatacatatctatatatctatctatattttaattacgCAAATACCAACAGTGGCACAGTTGGACAGAGGATGACCGGAGCTGTCATGCGGGAGATAGAGACTCTTTACTCAGCTCTGGAAAGGAGGGAAGGATGGGATGTAGAGGGAGTGAAGGAGGGAGAACTGTGTCAGGGTTGACTTCCCTGCtccctctcactccctctcaaccctccctgtctctcaacacccacccaccccttgttctctcccctCTGACCCCCTCCCAGAGATGCACACTTGCCTGGAATATGGGGCGCACACACAAGtttgtgggagtgtgtgtgtttgtgtatgtggaCTTGTGAAATGGCAAAACTGAAGCGTCAGACAGAAATGCATGAGAGGTTGCCTTGGATACGGCGTCCTGGTACacctctgctttttttctctttaactcttACTttcttactgttttttttttttttaattttattttattactgttattttctaattttatttgagtattttgGTTCTTAGTACAAAAATCATACTAAGTGTagtcctctttctctctgtgtctttttttttctttcttctaacTTTGAGCCTCTCATCTGTCCCCTTCACTCCATCTTTCTCTCCCCATCATCTATGTGCTTGCTTTGGTTATGAGAGAAGCTGGAAGTCAAGAGCTCAAATTTAGCTGTAAACTGAGTTGTCTTGTCAAAAATTGTGTTgtatattaaaaatgattttttaaagAACAAAATGACCTTATTGTGAATAAAGTACTTGACAGTGGTGGAGTGTTGAGCAACCTGTAACATGAGTGAGTGTCTAATTGTCTGTGtgttcttgtctgtgtgtgtgtgtgtgtgtatgtgggggtGAATATGTGTTGCGCTACTTTGATATCTGACATGTAGATACAAGACTCCTTTGGGCTTTAGTTGGTTTCTTTTGTGTGGGGCTTTCGCTGTTTACTCAATTGATCTGATCAAAGGTTCTGaggtaatttttttttgtagacTTCAAGCCTTTTCAAGATTTGAGTAACTtatttgcagttttgttttgctttttgaacTGTTGTTTATCTGTTGTATGCTCACATGTCATTTTAATAGGATCCAGATTTGAAACTACTAGAACATTTTTTTCATAACCAGACAAACCTGGAGAAGGCAGGTGACCTGCTTTAGTGTGAAGGTGGCTCTTACAGTGCTTATAGCAAAACTATGGgttaatacatacagtataaacctATGGGCTCATGACATCAAGGTTCAGAAACCTGGACTGTGATGTGGATTCAGTGACGCATTCTGCTGTGGTAACTGTTGGTGGTGAGAACATGCTGCCTGAAAACCAGTTATTAACATGGATGACAGTGTTTATGTAGATGATGTTTAGTTTGTGGGCTAAGGTCAAAATCCAATTCGTACACCTGGCATGGCAAAATCaatataaacttatttttaaATGGTTCTTCACACAATGTTAAAATGATGGGATAGAATGATGCTATAGAACACTCAATCCTCAGGCTCAATTAATTTGGACTAGGAATGAAGTTTTTTGGTTTTAAGTTACAATATTTAAGCCATGTCTTTCAGTTATAAGCATTTAGTATATTATGTATTATAAACCTTCTCCATCTATTGTAAAAATCGAATCTAATTTGACTTGTATTGCGTGATGACCTTGCCAGGCTGCGGCCACTAGGTGGGAGTAGAAACTCAGTTATGTCCTGCAGAGTGAGCTGTTTATGGGAGTTGGGCTTAAACGCTGTGGTCGCAGAGTTTGGAGTGTAAACAACCTGTTATGTGTGATCATATGCTCAATCCTAGCATAGCTGGGATAAAAGAATATGTGTGTGAAATGCTGAAAGTGGTGCATTCATAGCAAAGCAGTGGTGAGTTGTCTGGTTATTGTCCAGCGTGTATTCCCCACTAGAAGGAGGGGAGTTGGCCGCCTCACTGGGTTGCTTTTCTACATTTCTGGGTTCACTTTTAGTGTAGGAGCATGTTTCAGATTCTGGGAACAAGTTATGTGGGATGGATTTGAGCTTGGTGGAGCACCATTAGTATatgatgtgtgtatgtgttggatATGGGTGTGTGTGCTTCCTTTGGGTCTGTGGGATTTTGGCCCATAATTCctgcagctctcaggtcacCGCTTCGTTCTCACGCACATATTTGGCATTCCTTCCTCGACATGATTACCATACACCTTCCTCTCTGGGTTTGGCTATGCAGAATATTTCCATCATTCCTGAGTGGAGCTGAAGCAATGTTCCAGAAATGAACAACTCACCCCACCAGCACCGCTGCCACCCCCAGCTCGCTCTTCTTTATCCCACACCCcgtttccctccctctccccccactGTCTCCTCCTTATAGCACCCCCTCCAGCACGGATTCCTGCTGCCTTGCAATAGGAATCCTGTGGTACAACCCTTTTTCCCCCTgagtcagctgtttgtgtctgccGGCATGATTGGGTCATTTGGCAGCGACATGTCTTCAGTGACCTCCTGCTAGGATCGggaaggaaggggagggatGGGGGATAGATGAGAACAGAAGCAGCTATGAAACTGTCTCACCATGTCTCGCTGCACGTCCCCTCCCTCCTAAATAAGCGCTGCCGTTTATTTGTGCCAAAACTTTATAATGCGAGTTAAAACTTTGCACAATCGTGCACAATACTCTTGTTTGTGCAATATCAAAGTGTTCCTGTCCGAGTGAGGCTGATCCATATTAGGTTTGATTTGTTATGCAGTTCAATCCAAACTGAGGAGAAGCATTAAAACTTGACAGTCTGTTCTGCTGTAGCCTTTAAATGCTGCGcctctattaaaaaaaacactgatcaaAGAGTCTTTGTATGAAAGGCTGTATGATGAATTGCTCTTGGAAACGCAGAATTTCATAACTTCATAGTGACTCTCATACCTCCTTGGAGGAATAGAGTGAAATTCTTGCCACTGCATGATAGTCTGCCGTTGGCCCTCGATATTTGCCCAGAGCTCATTTTCAAAGATGTTCTCTAATAGCTGAAGCCATGGCTGCTACTAAGTAGTGATTCATCTGTTAATTATAAAAAGCATTGTTGGCGTTTGTGCCTATAATATACACTAAAGGAAGTCATTTAACAGTGTTTGTTTCGGGGTAAGTTTGGTTTGTGATTGGATCCAAAATGACCTGATGCTTTATGATGCATCCTGTTACCATGTTTATCGGGTATCAAAAATATATCAGTCAACTAAGAAATATACGAAACTGTGAGAACCACCAAACTCCGATGAAACAGTGGCAGGAGGCACTATTAATTACcattaattaaataaagcaaataaccactcatgCACCCCCCCTTCTGCAGTTTGAACACTAACGTGTAAATTTAAATCTATTTCTAATTCTAGGTGACCCTTGCAGACAATAAGACAAGAGAATCAGTTCAAAGAGCCTGGGAGACGTGGGAAATGTTTCTGTAAGGTTTACTGAGTCGAGAAAGACTGCTGCACACAgagctgaaataaataaatgaaataattttatcGTAATAATTATAGTAACCACCATAGTAGGATTGCTTAGTTAgggtttctgttttcttttatatatatataatatatatatatatatatatatatatactttcaATAAATTGTTCCCTTTAATATTTTTCTCCTGTGTGTATGCGTGAGACTTTGGTTCGTTCCACTGAATGTCCTGGTAGCAGCATTCTGTATCCACGGTATCGCATGGGAGCATCGTCCCCTGGGTCGTTTCTATGGTGATGGGGCGGCAGTCTCCCAGTCGCGCTCACACCTGCGCTTGTCGCCATCTGCAGCTATAAGCTGAGGGCGTTGTGTCCTTGGGGGAGGCAGGGCACAGGGAGGAGCCGTGAGGAAGGTCTCCAGTTGTCTTTGGTCGCTTGATGGTTTGGTTTCCTGTGATTGGCTGGTGGTTTTTGGTGCGGCTTGGTTTTTATACATTCCAGTTTCTAAAGCTTCAGTCCCTGCGGTGAGTTGTCACGGCTTTATGCAGGGACCCGGTGATCCCTTTCCAGAGTCCCTCGTGATCCAGCTTCACTCATGGTTGTTGGTGTACTtgggcacacaaacaaacagacacacacacacacacacagacgcacatgcacacacatcctcacatacatttcctcatcttcttcttACAAGATCCTAACAGATTTATTCAGCAAGTCACTTGATCGTTCCCTCATTCATCCTTTTGCCATCCATCCTTTTCACTCGTCCAAATGTCCCACAGGTTCCCACCAGTTAAGCAGTGAGACAAATAAGTGCGTCACATGTCAATAGTCCATTATTGGTCCATCTGATGTCTGTAGATGATTCCTTCCCTTTTGTCCGTACTGCgattttcctctcctcattcctGCTTTCCTTTTATCCATAGGCTGAGCacccacactctctctctctcgttccgtcctctgtctgtgtggtcCAGTTGTATTCCCATACTTCACATTGTCCGACTGGTCCAGAACAAGAGATATAAAGGCCTTGTGGTGGTTGTAGCGGTAGAATAAAAGGCCTTGGTGGAGCTTGTGGCTGCCCTTCAAGTTTCCTCAAATCGGGTCCATAGAGCCTCCAGCCATTTGACCAGTCCAATGGTCCAGTTGGTCCAGTAAGGAAACTAAAACTGAGAGGAATGATCACTATCTAAAGAGCTGTAGTGGCAAATTAGTAGGTGTAAAGCTAAACCACATGAATGATTCATTGAGTTTTTGGTCAATGTTTGCCCCAACAAAGAGAAGCACTCGGTCGAGCACGGCAGAGGGATGACTAGGTTAGCCATTGGCAGGCTTAGGTCAAGGCTTGGGATGAAAAGACAGTGGGTGCTAGCATTTCCCAATACTAGCGGGGGCCAGTAGCCCGCACCTTCTTGCCCCGCTTGCTGACTGTGGTGAAGCGGAAGGGGGTGGTGAGGTCGGGCTGCTCCCCAGGCGGGAAGCGCTTCATGAAGTGTACGTCTTGCTGGTTGGGGAGCGTGTGGGGTCCGCGCCGAGGACGCCCCCTCTTAGTGAAGCCCACGTACCAGTCTGAGTAGCGTGCCGACATCAGAGCTGTGTAGTGGTTTTCCAGGACCTTCTCCACAAAGACGCAGTCGGCGCTGCGGTTGCTCGCCTTCTGAGAGACACAGGTCACATAGAGGCTGGTCAGAAAATTTAATTCATGAACTTTATTTAATGAACACGCGTGGAAAGCAGGCGCCTCACCTTTCCCACCAGTTTTCCCCGACGGTTCATACACAGGTAGAAGTTGGTCTCTTTGCCCCGGATTCTCACCTGGCTACCGAAGGTGTCGGCCTCCACTACAAGCTGGGCTTGtgaagggacagagagaggaacagaCAGACATTAGAGCCCACATAGAGAAACGCAGCATGTTGTGGTCAAGGAGTTGCTCAGATTCATTGGGCTGTGCCACACAGATAGCAGGGGCGGCAATTTATAGCTGCTCTGGTTCCACTAACAGACCCAGAGCCAAGTGGTGGGACAATAGTTGCACAGATTACCAGCGAGCGTTAAATCACATTTGGTGTTTAAACCAGATAAAGCTTTCACGCCGAATCACAGTTTAAGGATTCATAGTTGCTATTAAAAGTGCAGATAAATCACAGACAGATGTAAATGTCTGTGGTTGGACAGATGGTTGTCAGATAAGGCCGGTCACACACGCATGGTTGCGCACTGGGCCTCGTAAAAAGATAACGGGCAGGAGTGGAGGGAGCGCGGTGGTCCGGGGGGAGCGGGCGATCGCCACGACGgccctgcgctgctgctgtttgcaggtACAGGATGCGAGTGCGGaggcgcgtgcacgtgcacgtgcacacgcgccCTTCCAGGCAACGCCGCTTCACTAACTGCACATCTTCAGAGAGCGCTTGTGcctgtttaaaaataaatcccTAAAATGGTTCCTACATGACCTTAGTCAACAAAGGGGTCAAGAGAAATCaatacctccctccctcccggcctcttcctctctcttccccCAACTCCCCTCTGCTCTTTAGCGTCATGCTTTTACCTTTTATGCCCCCACCTTATATTTGTTTCTTCCCCCTTTCTCTATTTCTGGTCACTCCTGTTTAATAGATTCCACCGTCGGCTTGTTTGTGAATGAAGCAGACGTGCGACGCACAACGGTGAACTCTTGCTTTGTGCCGCGGCGTTCCACCACctattgattgtgtgtgtgtgcggtttaAGATCGGGTTAAGCACCATTACAGACAGTGAaggtggagaggaaggaggagggagcgaggggggatGGACGGAGGGGGTGttaaaggatggagggagggagaggaagcctGCTGTTTTAAATCCAGCGGAGACAACGGGGAGGATGAGAAATCAATGGAGGGATCAATAAAGGAGATGAGTTTCTAACACTCGGCCCGACACGCTACCTGCTGGGCTTCTCCCTCTAACTCGCACTTTTTTCACCGAcaccttctctttctctttctcctgctctctcGTGAATCATTGAGTCGGCAGCCAGTCGATGAGGTCTTTGTACTTCCAAGACAAGCTCCACTGCCCCTGTGCCAAAGCCCggggaggcgtgtgtgtgtgcttttgtgagCGCGCCTTGCTCGGCTGCATTCTGTCTCCGCTCATGCGTGCACTTGGTCAACCTTTAAGCCTTTGTACTCGCAGCCGGGGAGCGGGTGCGAGCGGGCGTTTggagcgcgtgcgtgcgtgcgtgcgtgcgtgcgtctttCTGTCTTACCATATTTATCTCCGTCCTCCCCGCGGGCGCTGATCCGGCGCCCCAGCACCTGGACGTGTTTGCCGCTGGTGCGGCTGTAGAGCTGGTAGACCCGGTGGTGTCGTCGGCTCATGGTGTCCCGCACCTGCGTCTGGTTTTCCACGTGCACGCTGAAGTTGACGCCGTCCACGCCGAGGACCTGCTGGGAGCACAGGCGAGCGGGTCAACACGCGCGGCTGCGCGGCAGCAACGGGCTTAAGCACACAAACGGAACGGGGGCTCGTGCGCTCGCCGCCATGCATGTGCTCACCTGTAATGGATTGCACATCACCAGCAACATCTGGATACATCTGGAAAAAGTAAGAACAGATGAGATTCTTAGAAAAAAATGTAAGCGCCATTAGCCGTTGGACGAGTCGGGCCTGACACATCCATttccatttctttcttcttttctctgtcGGTGCAGAATCTTTTCCCCTCGTCGGGCAATTACTGGGCGCGCAGCTGCCATCGCGACGgcacagacggacggacggatgtcCAGGAATCAGCAGACGTTTATGGTAACGCTGCCGTGCTTTTGAAGCCACATTTTGACCCATCCCTGACTTTCGCCAACCCCACAATCTGGCCTCCAAATGACCCGATTGGGCCGTGGCGAGATGGCAGGCGTGCCGAGACGACCAGAACATGTTTGGGTTGGGACATCTGAGCGACTGGGCTGACTTATTTGGCTGCTCTGTGTATGTAGACAGCTGGCCTGGGCTACAGGTGCACACGCTGCTGTGATGTGGCTTTGGAACGCTGTGGACTGTGGTTCCATTTGGGAATTCTATGAATAAGTGAGAACATGCGCTACCAAGATGTATGGAAATATGATTTATGGGAAAATGGTTTGGCAACTACTAGTATCGATAGTGTAGACCATAGAATTAATATCCACATGAAGATGAAACCTTGTATTATAACTTATTACTTATCTATCTAAAGATGACACAGTGATGATTAAAACAGCTGGTTATGGTTACAATTGAGATCCCTCACACTTTATTACACTGCTTAATTGAAGTTTAGACCTTGACCTTGGATATATCAAATATTATTTACAGCTTTAGTGAGGGAGTGATCTGTTGCGCAAATCTCTTCTGGCACTCGTTGAACTGCTCTAATTTAGTGGCTGAAGACTTGACGCTGTTCAGAACCAAGTGTGTGGGCTGAGAAGCAATTCTATGAATTTTGTCTTTCCCCACCTCATCTTTTGCTATCTTCCTGcacgactctctctctctctccctccctcctttgttCGACTCTACTCTCTCCTTTATCTCACCCTCTCCGTCCACTCTACCTTTTCCTATCATTCCTTGCCTCCCAATCTTCCTTTATGTTTAGGCTCAACCGGGCGACTCCTCCACACTGTCATGGGCATGCACAcagatgtgcagatgtgtgtatACAGGACGGGCAGGCAGCTGACAGCTGGGCCAAAGCTAAGACATACGCACTGCAGGGGGAAGGAGATAGCGGGCGACTGAGAGGTACACAGAGCTGTGGAGGGGATGAAGCCAGGCAGATGAAAATCAGAGCATGGAAGAGAACGAGAGCAGATGCACAGATGTGACACGGAGGAGAGAAGATCGAAAAAAGCGTTAGGTTACCTTTCATaggcaggagaggaaaaagTGCCAAAATGAGAGACAGTAGTATAACCACAGAGTGTGGTCTGGCATGAGAAgtagacaaaaaaataaataacgtgaaagaggaggaaggggctTCAGCTCATGCACATCATAACACATGCTGCTGCCTTCTGACTCGCAtacactgtacatactgtataatatacaCCAGCGCAAACTCTCTGAACGTCTTCTTTCCGTCAGCTGGTGCGTCGTTCTGACATCGGCCCGCGTCGGCGCGCGCGTTTCGCCTGCGCAGCCGAAAACCCCCCGAGCGCCCGTGCACTGTGAGGACCCTCAGCTGTTAAAACACCggagccgcgccgccgccgaggaCGCTGCAGGAAAAGTGCCTCGGCGGTGGATTCCCCCGCTCCCCCAAAAACCACAGACACTCCACGTTGTGCCagccacagagaggaggagagggagagaggagagaggggcaCAGGACCGgtcgggggggaggagggggggtaagAAGCTGGGGCGAGCGGAGTCAGAAGGAGGCACGGCGCGAGGGGAAGCCCGGTGCGCCTTGGCCGCGCGCCAACACAAGCAGGGATCTGACATCATAAACCCGCGTCCCAGTGGAGCCGCCGCACGGAGGCTGCGGTCGGGCCCGCGGGCCCCGGCGCCGCGGGCCGGGCACCAGCGTGAGGTGAGCGCGGTCGGCCCGCTGGGACGCGGAGCGGAGTGGCGGTTTCAGCCGCGCGCGGCGGCGGTTAGACCGGTGGGCGTGAGGCTCTCACCAGCGTACGGCCTGCGaagcctcagcagcaggttgtcGTGGGAAGAGGCCGCGGGCGACGGAGCTGGTACAACATCGTGCTACCGGAGTGAAGCGGATGTGGTGAGGGAGGAAACGAAGAGAGATGATTGGTGGAGCTAAACCAAAAGCAGCAGACTAAACAATGACTCCGCTCCCGTCTGTCAGGCCCAGCGTCATTCTCCCAATTACTaattcattgttgttgtttttttttttttttttgtgagtcTGTGGAAACAGGGCAGATGTGGTCCGTATGcggagtgagtgtgagagaaagTCAGACAGCGGCAGCACACACCCTGCCCAGGTTGAGCGAGGAATGAGAAGTATCTGGAGATGACTGCCATCTGGGAGAAATACAGCCGGCacgaagaaagaaaaataaatcccTCCGCTTTTAAGAAGACACACCTTGAATGGGCAAACTCAAGCGCCCTGAAACTTTACCCTCCTTCTTTCGATTTGCCTTTGGCACTTTatcattttcctgttccacTAGATAAAGCTGGTGTTATTTGACTCAACTTCTGAAATATTTTCAATAGGAAAAAAGACGCGTCGTCTCGGTGTGGGGGGAAAATGGCCTTCTGCCGGCCAGCTTGGTCGACCCTGAAGTCAGTACAGTGGGGATGGAGATGTTTATGGTAGGTTTTATGGCTAACACAGCCCTGACTGACCCAGCGACCCTGAACCGTCAGCCAATCAAAACAGAGCCTTCCGTGGCATGTTTTCTAGGGGGACTGATGAGGAGTGATGTAATTGTTAGACACTGCAACCTTCCTCTCCATCATCTTTATCTGTGCTTGGCTCAGTCACATAATAGAGTAAACAGATGGTGAGACCGCTACATTATCAAACCATTAAGTGACAAAAGTAACTTACAAGACGGTCAGCGTGGAAAGAAGGGACCGCATTGCTTCCCTCCTCCACTATGGAATTTGGCCCAGTGACAGTCTCCTCGCTTGGTCTGAGCCAGTCCGACGGTCCGCAGAGTTCCCCTCTGTGGTTTGAAtgagctggaggctgaacagagTCAAAGGGTCAGCGGACACTCCCGTTGGCATCGGCGGCAGCGTCTCCCGGTCCTCCCGTGGGTAAAAGTGGTTAAAGGCGAGGCGAGGCGAGGCGAGGCGTGTGAGCGGCGGAACTGTGGCGCTGTGACCGCCGGGCAACCTCCAACAGCTGTCCGGACGCGCCGAGGCGGCGAAGGGGCCGGGATTCGAACGCGGCGCGTGTCCGTGGAGGAGACGAACAGGTGAAAGCGCGCTCACGTGTCACAGATCACCAACTCCAACCGACCTTGTTGACCCTCGCGGTGATGCTCAGCCCCCGTGGACAGATGCAGTGCGTGCGCAATCGTCTGCGTAATCCAATGCGCAACGGTCCCCCGGCCTCGGAATTAACCGTGCACTCTGTGAGATGAAAAGGACGCCGCTCGATGGTTCGTCCTGTCACACACGGGAGCAAGGCGTCGATCTAGTCCCAGCACAGCAGAGTGGGCGTCTGGTGGGAACGGGCTACCTGGGCTGGCTGATGGAGCAAACGGAGAGCTGGAGCGCGAGACGGTGGTTCTGCGGGCGCAGGGTAACGCACGGTGGCCCCGGTCATTTCTGCGCCCCCGCGATGCTTTGACGGCTCTGAGCCTCAGGTGACACCGGCCGacagtgtcagacagacagggcgATAAGGTCCCGGAGCGGTCCAGCTCAAAGGGGTATATGGAGAGTGTTGAATGAGAATGGGAGGGGATAATAAAGGGGAAAGAAAGACGACGGAGGGAGGGGTGGCTGGAGAGGATGGGAACAGCTGTGGCTGGGTGGCGGACTCAGCCACCCGCGACACGGCGAGGAAATGACAGCCGCACTTTGCACCTGATTTCCCGGACTTCCCCGCTCGCCCGAGCCGCTGGTTGCCGCTGGCTTCAGTAATCCTCCCTGCGCCCTCTCGACACAATACCAGCCAAAACACAGCACGATGACATCACCTCCAAAATGTTTGAAGGGGGAAAATGCAATCcgatctttttatttattttttttagacgTAGAAAGTTTCTCTGGAGGGGGAAACAGAAAGTCTGCTCGCTCTGAGAGCGAGACGAGCTCGACTTTTGAGGGAGAGGGGACGAGTCGAGCTCCCCGGGTTTGCTGAAGGAGTCGAAGTTGCAAAAAGCGCGCAGGAAAAACGTGTTTACCCCAAATCACAGTGACAGTTCGCCTCCCAGTCTGGGACCTGCACCGTCCCTCCTGCACTAATATCTGCCTCCCTGTTTCATGCACACAGACGCAGGAGAGAGTGCGAAAAGAATCCAGCGGTGCGTTTTTATCCACTTCGCCAGTATTATGCAGATCCGTCTCTCTCCCAGAAAAGTCCAGGTTGTCCGTCCATAAAAAGCTGCTGTTGAGGGGGGCTGCACGGGAGAGGCGCGTCGGCAGGCACGGACCTCACTCCAAGAAAAACCAGAACAAGACTTTAACAGACGCGGATCAATCCTCCCTCCTCCGTTCACTCCCTCCCAcctttctctcttccttctctctcgcgcgctctctctctctcttacacacacacacacacacacacacacacacacacacacacacacacacacacacacacacacacacacacacacacacacacacacacacacacgcacacacacttattgGATCAAAATGGGATTAGTCAGTCGCTATGTGATGCCGACCAAACGTACACTGCGAAAATATCCCTTTTAACAAGTATTCCGTTCTATGCGAAAAACATCTGGTAACGAGGTGAGATAATTTCACTTGTTTACAATGCGAAGCAACTTGCGTGGATAATTTTCCAGAATCCAGAATCAGACCAATCCCTTTTTCGGATTAGTCTACATTATTGCCTTGGTCCGATTACACTTTTTTGTTAATATTTCTAAAATTAGGAAGCACATGTATTGGAGTGAGGCGCAgctcaaaaacacatttcataagTTTTTTTCAAGAGTTttgctaaactaaactaaaacccTCAACGAAACTAAAGCACCTGCCCTGAACGTCTGTCTTCTAAGTGAGCGGACTTCTTGCCCTACTTTATCTCCCCTGAAGATAACCCCAGCCCTGCAGCCTCAGTGGCCCCGGCCTCAGGTTGGAGGGTGGAGGGCAgtacgctcacacacacacacacacacacacacacacacacacacacacacacacactacagaaCCACGCATTCAAGTAATGTATTTTGACTCCACATTTCATAACTTTTAAGTTAAACCTTAAGAGGGAAaatgaaaaggagaatgagagaCAGTCGGGAGGGCGGTATGTAAGCAGGGACACGGATCCAAAACGAACATTTCTCAGGGATTTCGGCAGCAACGCCCGCTCTGCGCTCCCAAAACTCCCTCTCACCACCGCACAGCCGCAGACGGTCAGCCAAGCCAACACAACACTCCTGCCATAcctttcattcacacacacacacacgcacacacacacacacacacacacacacaatagagagaaagagagtaaatgtgtgtgtgtgtgtgtgtgtgtgtgtgtgtgtgtgtgtgtgtgtgtgtgtgtgtgtgtgtgtgtgtcctagaGGGAGGGGGCTGGCCTCATGCATCAGGGACAGTTATCTTGGCTCCAAATGTAAACTTATTCTTTTCAACATTGTACTTTCAAatcgcacgcgcgcgcacacacacacacactttcacacaactGGACAGGTTTGAGGCGGGCTGGGTAGGGGTACTGTGGTTGAATGCCTTTTCAGTCATGCTCCATAGACAAGCCTCTGGCCTTCGTTCCTCCTACTGGCTCTCTCTGCCTTTGCACCTGTGTCTGGGTGCTTTTTCATCGCTCACCACAGG
This window encodes:
- the fgf18a gene encoding fibroblast growth factor 18a isoform X3; this encodes MRSLLSTLTVLCIQMLLVMCNPLQQVLGVDGVNFSVHVENQTQVRDTMSRRHHRVYQLYSRTSGKHVQVLGRRISARGEDGDKYAQLVVEADTFGSQVRIRGKETNFYLCMNRRGKLVGKASNRSADCVFVEKVLENHYTALMSARYSDWYVGFTKRGRPRRGPHTLPNQQDVHFMKRFPPGEQPDLTTPFRFTTVSKRGKKVRATGPR
- the fgf18a gene encoding fibroblast growth factor 18a isoform X2, translating into MRSLLSTLTVLCIQMLLVMCNPLQVLGVDGVNFSVHVENQTQVRDTMSRRHHRVYQLYSRTSGKHVQVLGRRISARGEDGDKYAQLVVEADTFGSQVRIRGKETNFYLCMNRRGKLVGKKASNRSADCVFVEKVLENHYTALMSARYSDWYVGFTKRGRPRRGPHTLPNQQDVHFMKRFPPGEQPDLTTPFRFTTVSKRGKKVRATGPR
- the fgf18a gene encoding fibroblast growth factor 18a isoform X1 produces the protein MRSLLSTLTVLCIQMLLVMCNPLQQVLGVDGVNFSVHVENQTQVRDTMSRRHHRVYQLYSRTSGKHVQVLGRRISARGEDGDKYAQLVVEADTFGSQVRIRGKETNFYLCMNRRGKLVGKKASNRSADCVFVEKVLENHYTALMSARYSDWYVGFTKRGRPRRGPHTLPNQQDVHFMKRFPPGEQPDLTTPFRFTTVSKRGKKVRATGPR